From Daphnia pulicaria isolate SC F1-1A chromosome 4, SC_F0-13Bv2, whole genome shotgun sequence, one genomic window encodes:
- the LOC124337872 gene encoding uncharacterized protein LOC124337872: MSDVTMDYSGDASQADEAAQSPETCVPKSPSSPSSHSRIKSEDSSDFESKPKAPEGGRLQFYFDGKIVLELNDRRENGKTWWVPVTQKTYWPPPPPSCSTPGSTVRQESSASFSVSDESSVQSQSSPWLRETRWKNPNPTKKRTPSDVEGFVFAIKSRERCRYQWIQRRRPFRLTEQCHLGPNSECGQCKVQWKKKGLARPSVAAIAPRLLEKALSKKMMATAVPIERMETLVSPRKRLLRDMEKVRLNDKSSHSSSNVLKKAKALMPATPLPTHSAAAMAAAAAAAMAHSLQPSKVYDRQSSYSIDSLLNKERQEEAAAASCSSSFLRSLLRKAPQPAPNVPTVVNGVRNKSLVSHQRPRDATVSSVGGSRPLQPPVWLPYPTPFPPPPNSMTPGSSATLAARPGPSSSSRRETLGDRSSRVPTPPDYDGDDDVPLNLTIRRAREHS, translated from the exons ATGTCAGACGTGACTATGGACTATAGTGGTGATGCATCGCAAGCCGATGAGGCTGCTCAAAGCCCTGAAACTTGTGTGCCCAAATCACCAAGTTCACCGTCATCACACAGCAGAATCAAGTCAGAGGATAGCAGTGACTTTGAAAGCAAGCCCAAAGCCCCTGAAGGGGGAAGATTGCAATTTTACTTTG ATGGGAAAATAGTATTAGAGTTGAACGATCGGCGGGAAAACGGCAAAACATGGTGGGTTCCAGTGACTCAAAAAACATACTGGCCACCTCCACCGCCCTCGTGCTCAACACCGGGTAGCACTGTGCGTCAGGAAAGCAGTGCATCTTTCAGTGTAAGTGacgaatcgtcagttcaatcTCAGTCGTCACCTTGGCTACGAGAAACACGTTGGAAGAACCCCAACCCGACGAAAAAACGGACGCCTAGTGATGTAGAGGGCTTTGTGTTTGCCATTAAGAGCCGTGAACGATGTCGATACCAGTGGATTCAACGGCGAAGACCTTTTCGCTTGACGGAGCAGTGTCACTTGGGGCCCAATTCCGAGTGTGGCCAATGCAAAGttcaatggaagaaaaaaggtttggcTCGACCAAGCGTGGCTGCTATCGCCCCACGTCTTCTGGAGAAGGCACTTTCGAAGAAAATGATGGCCACCGCGGTGCCAATAGAGCGTATGGAAACGCTGGTTTCGCCCAGAAAGCGTCTCTTGCGCGACATGGAGAAAGTTCGGCTCAACGACAAGTCCTCTCACTCATCTTCCAACGTTTTGAAGAAAGCCAAAGCCCTGATGCCAGCTACGCCTTTGCCGACTCATTCGGCCGCCGCGATGGCTGCAGCTGCAGCAGCCGCTATGGCCCATTCACTCCAGCCAAGCAAAGTCTACGATCGCCAAAGCAGCTACAGCATTGACTCTTTGCTCAACAAGGAGCGACAGGAGGAAGCCGCAGCAGCGTCATGTAGTTCATCCTTCCTTCGCTCTCTATTACGTAAAGCTCCTCAACCAGCCCCCAACGTCCCGACGGTCGTCAATGGAGTCAGGAACAAGAGCTTGGTGTCCCATCAACGACCTCGAGATGCGACCGTTTCGTCTGTTGGTGGTTCACGTCCTCTTCAACCACCTGTGTGGCTGCCTTACCCAACGccgtttcctcctcctccaaacTCTATGACTCCGGGATCTTCGGCAACTCTGGCAGCTCGACCTGGACCTAGTTCTTCTTCTCGGAGAGAAACCCTCGGTGATCGGTCATCGAGGGTACCCACGCCGCCTGATTATGATGGCGACGACGATGTCCCGCTCAATTTGACCATTAGACGAGCTAGAGAGCACTCCTAA